The Arachis duranensis cultivar V14167 chromosome 9, aradu.V14167.gnm2.J7QH, whole genome shotgun sequence genomic sequence NNNNNNNNNNNNNNNNNNNNNNNNNNNNNNNNNNNNNNNNNNNNNNNNNNNNNNNNNNNNNNNNNNNNNNNNNNNNNNNNNNNNNNNNNNNNNNNNNNNNNNNNNNNNNNNNNNNNNNNNNNNNNNNNNNNNNNNNNNNNNNNNNNNNNNNNNNNNNNNNNNNNNNNNNNNNNNNNNNNNNNNNNNNNNNNNNNNNNNNNNNNNNNNNNNNNNNNNNNNNNNNNNNNNNNNNNNNNNNNNNNNNNNNNNNNNNNNNNNNNNNNNNNNNNNNNNNNNNNNNNNNNNNNNNNNNNNNNNNNNNNNNNNNNNNNNNNNNNNNNNNNNNNNNNNNNNNNNNNNNNNNNNNNNNNNNNNNNNNNNNNNNNNNNNNNNNNNNNNNNNNNNNNNNNNNNNNNNNNNNNNNNNNNNNNNNNNNNNNNNNNNNNNNNNNNNNNNNNNNNNNNNNNNNNNNNNNNNNNNNNNNNNNNNNNNNNNNNNNNNNNNNNNNNNNNNNNNNNNNNNNNNNNNNNNNNNNNNNNNNNNNNNNNNNNNNNNNNNNNNNNNNNNNNNNNNNNNNNNNNNNNNNNNNNNNNNNNNNNNNNNNNNNNNNNNNNNNNNNNNNNNNNNNNNNNNNNNNNNNNNNNNNNNNNNNNNNNNNNNNNNNNNNNNNNNNNNNNNNNNNNNNNNNNNNNNNNNNNNNNNNNNNNNNNNNNNNNNNNNNNNNNNNNNNNNNNNNNNNNNNNNNNNNNNNNNNNNNNNNNNNNNNNNNNNNNNNNNNNNNNNNNNNNNNNNNNNNNNNNNNNNNNNNNNNNNNNNNNNNNNNNNNNNNNNNNNNNNNNNNNNNNNNNNNNNNNNNNNNNNNNNNNNNNNNNNNNNNNNNNNNNNNNNNNNNNNNNNNNNNNNNNNNNNNNNNNNNNNNNNNNNNNNNNNNNNNNNNNNNNNNNNNNNNNNNNNNNNNNNNNNNNNNNNNNNNNNNNNNNNNNNNNNNNNNNNNNNNNNNNNNNNNNNNNNNNNNNNNNNNNNNNNNNNNNNNNNNNNNNNNNNNNNNNNNNNNNNNNNNNNNNNNNNNNNNNNNNNNNNNNNNNNNNNNNNNNNNNNNNNNNNNNNNNNNNNNNNNNNNNNNNNNNNNNNNNNNNNNNNNNNNNAACCACTAAAAATTTCAAAAGGCTATTCACTTAGCCATAGCTGATGAGATACTGGGTATGATATTCTCATTCTCATTCAAGAGGAAAGTACACTATTCATATATACTTATCTCAATTAATGTGATATATTagcatatttaaataaataaaatgaccTTTAACCCATGATCTGATTTAGCTCTTTcacttaaataaaagaaaattgccTTCCAAGACACAAAACTTATATCCAACTGTATTTAATCTGTAATCTCTAGTATCTAATAATAGATATTGATACATTGATATCAATGTCAGAGAAGGCATTTGAAAGAAAACTAATAGATTCCTCATAATTCTTGATATAAAGCCATGCAAGAATGATTAATATGGTAATACCTCTGATAAATAATCCAACATAATTCCTAATATTTATGTAAAAGCAAAACACAAGCCACAATAACCACAGCAAATTAGATTCAATTGGtagagaaaagaaaatgcagTTAACCCAGAAAAAATTGTTAGCTATCTtctgttaattttttgtatagaaATATAAAGCTCCAGAGATATTGATTTTGAATAAAAGGAAAAGATCATAAAAGGAAATCAATGATAGAATTAACCCACCATACCTTGGTCTTCAACTTTCAGCCTCATCAATCCCCGAATTTGCCACTCCCCTGTTCTTCACAGACCGATAGAACTCCTCACAAAACTCATGAAACTTTGTGTCGGAATCGATAATTTCTCTACCGGAGAATAATCCTTCAGGAGCCTCTGAATCACATTGGAGTAGGTGGAGCATCAGTGGCTGCGGCAAACCGGAAACAATGCACTGGCGGGGTATCGAAGGCGGACGGCATGGAAGAGTTCAACGACGATGATTGCGGCGAGAAGCATCTCCAAGGGAGGAGAAGGTGTTGCCGGTTGAGCTTGAAGGGGAATTGTTGGAGATGAAGGACCTGAAACCAAAaaggtttaaataaaaaataaaatacaaaatattacaaaatggaaagaagaccaaagagaagaagaagaagagagctaCCTACCGTTGTTGATGGGTGAAGAATCAGAAGCCATAGCTTGTTTTCTGTCTTCCtcacctcttcttcttcctaaCCTCATTTCTTTATTTCCTTCGTTGAATATGTTGAATAGTGGTTTGACCAAACAAACACTTACTTATCCTTGTACAGACTAAAGAGGCCATTGGCATGAATGAGATCATATGTCCTTGGATATGTTGAAAAGGCTTCACACCTGAATTTGcaaaaatacaaacataaataaGGAATCCAACTAATAGTATAAGATTCATACAGCTATATCATATATTTCAACATTAAACGAAAAGATGCAATATATATAACCCGAGAAAGAAGCTAGAAAGCGATACCAATCATGATAAATGCCAATCAAGCCGCGCTCATATATGACCCCCAGGGTACTTTTCTCAGCTATGGTAGGCACAACGTTCATGACCCATAACTTGGGAGATTGAATAGCCACAGCAAAACTACCCAACCCAGCATTCATATCCGAGTGCTTCTTCACAAGATCCTTAATCCTCCTCTCCTCCAAGTACTCCAGCTGTTAAAACCAAAGACTAACTGACAATTATTAGCCTTGATATAagttaacttttataaaataaaacagcGCAAAGCCTGGCCAAAGAAAATGCAGCTGAAAAccctaaattaaaaaaagataaaaaaaattcagaagcAGGGTTCGAAAAGATCCGTACATGAGGGTGCGCCGGTTGAGATCtcggaggaggaggagaatgTATCAACCAGGTTCTTGAGGTTCCAAAGAGCGTCACTTGTTCAGAGTCCCCAGAATCCCACCGGCGTCGTCGCCATCATTGTGCTCTCAGACGATGCATTCGAGTAGCTACGGTTAGGACTGTGGGTGGGGATCATAACGATTAGTGATCTCAGAACAATAAAGGAAGAAGCCCATTGCGGCGCCGGTAAGTCGGTAACGGCAGCACCGTAGGGGATGGCGATGATGTCAATGGTAGATTAGCACAGGAGTTATCTGAATATAGTAATATAGTACCTTTTGTTGCCTCTCCTTCTCCAATTTGTACTGCTCTATCAAACTCAATTTTTCTGCAACCTACATGATTCATGAATGGTTCAACATTTATCAAACAATGTTCTATTGTCTACCGATttgtatttttctaaaaatgaaAGATGCTTGCAGTAGCGACAAATCTATGAAATATGGATCCAGAATTTACAATGATGCTGCTCATGACACAATATTACACTTAATGaagcaaaattaaacaaaatgaaaataagagtTGGTACCTGATGATCAAACTCAGCACGATCCATTGCCCGCACATCACTGTGAAGCTGCAGGTCAATCGGCTGTGTGATTTCTTTGACAGGAGGCTTTACCAAACACTGAAATATTAGCACAGAAGATAGTTGAGTAACTCAATACAGTCTATACAGCAAATGCAAGCATGTCACTGAAATGGAAAAAGTATGAGTTGTGAACTGAACACAAGATTTTGAGAGCAAAATGGGCACCTCAGGTTCATCTGTTGTCCATGGAAGCCCAGTATCCTTTGCTTCTCTTCCTCTGTCATCATTTCATGTATCTTCTTCACAAATTCTTCCTCTTTCACCTTTCCCCTTTCCTGCATTGAATTACAGTATCCATGTTATTATCCAATTCAAAAATCAATGGAAAATTGATTCAATCAATCAATTTGTTGCATCAGAATAGGCATTACCTCAGTTCTTAGCTTGAATGGTTTTTGGCTGGTGACTCTcagctgctgcttcttcttccacCTGCTTCCCCCAAAGGTGCTAGTTGATTCCAAACTCTGAAAAAAGcaaatccattcaattcaaatttagaaaaccctcatttgaatcaaatcttcattttttttctcaaaaaaggTAAGCATCCGGAAGACTTACatttcttctgcttcttctacCTCCATTAGAAGTCCTGTTAGATACACTGCAGTTTGAATAAAAAGTATAACAAACATCAACACAAACAGATAAATGCTACTATTAAATAAGTAGTATAACATAGATACATATATATCATTTTGCACACACATCTGTATATCATTTAATTGGTAGATATACCAAAGTGTCTCTCTGTTTTTAATTGGTAGATAGTTCCAATTGTATTAGGTACCCAAAAATCAGAACGCATGTAGAGCATATAGAATGAAAACACTAtagaggaaaaaaaaatcacGTTTAATTTTCCATTATCCACAGTCCgtgaaaaattaacaacaaaaaaaaaataataataaaactacAAAATCAGGTATGGCTCCTCTTATATATGTCTAAGCATGTGATCCCTCCcaaacttcttttcattttacaAATCGAATCAAATTTCAATTAAATCCCACAAATCCATATTCCATAAAATGCTGCTAagaatctaaaataaaaaatggattATAAGTGAGAAAGAAACATACCAGGAGCGGCGGCAGGTGTTTCAGACActgcaaaaaataaacaaaaaaaagtcaCATAAAAATGAAAACTTTATCTGAGAGAAGATTCGAAAACAGGAAGAAGGAAGTTATAATTTGACTGACATCCACAGTTGGAAGCGGAAGGGGCGGAGACTTTGCATGCAGCGGGGAGAGCGAGGGCCTTGGTGACATTGAGAACGACGCCGAACTGAGCGCTGCTCTTGAAGGCTTCACACAGACACTGAGGCGCCGTTTTCAGAACCGATTTGAGCCCGGAGCAGCAGTTACCTTCCggcttggtggtggtgctgccATTGGTGACGAAGGACAAGCAATCCGCCATGGTTAGAACCAGGGAGGAGCAATCCACGGCGGGGGCTGGGGCAGCGTTGTGCGAGTGGGACGGTGAGGCTCCGTTAGCTCCCAAGATGAAGGCTGCACAGAGAACAATGAGAGAGAAACAGAAACGGGTTGGTGAGTGTGATGCCATTTTTGGGTACCTAATACAATTGGAACTATCCACCACAATCCTCTCCTATGGCTTCTTGTTGTTGTCGTTGTTCTTCTTCAATGATCACTCTCTCAATCTCAGCAGCTCCATCTTCTTGATCTTGCTCTTGTTCTTGTGCTTGCTTGTTCTTGAAGAACTCTTCCTGTGACTTCCTGAGATTCTGGTAAGCCACACAAAGACActtgttgttcttgttgctCTCTTTGCACTTACAAAACGACAGCGTTGAGTTTGAACCCTGATCACCATCACCACCACTCCCTTCGAacttcttgttcttattcttctttgcAACAACGAACTTCCTCTGCCTGATCTTGTTCTTCTGAACGGAATTCACAACACCCTCCTTTGCTGCCGAGGATTGTGGCTTCTTCTGTGACTTGGAACACGATTTCTTCACAACAGgtgaaggagaaggagaagaagaagaaccacaAGGATTGGATAAGGGTTTGGAAAATGGAGTGGTATTACTGTTAGGGTTGACATTCTCGGAATATTTGGAGGGTTCTTGATTCTTTGATCGGAAACCCTTGGCTGGAGTGGTTTGtgaagtgaagaagagaaacacAAGATTGGAACTGAGACTGATGTGAAAGGAAACCACTTTCTTTGACTCAGACCATGtgctttctattttttattttaaagaaaactcaaaaatccaaaaaaattccaCGTCAGTGATGTTTCCTCCTGAATTCTAGTATGTATAGATAGATAtacaaagatagaaagaagtattaaaaataaagagagagagaattgcatttgtttattgttactatctcaatataataaagatgattaatattgctattaatattatatgtagagagtaatagaaaatagaatttaaaatacttataaaataaaagaagagaaagaattgtaGTAGAAATATAAGGAGAAGAGTATTTGATTGCAACATAAAGAGggaatagattttttattaCTTGCTTACTTTTCTCGGAGGCAAAGGCCTCTATTTATACATGTATGAggaggatcaatttcaacattcattaattattattccTTCTTTGAGAATGTGAGTTCTGTATGGGAATGGGCATCCACGTTCCATTCTTATCACAATACTCTCCCTTGGATgcccatttaggattattgcctcattaaaaccttactaaaggaAAACCCTGTGgaaaaaaccttagtgaaggaaaaagagtacaatatcctttgtgatgaGGACTTCCTcgttaaaaaccttgtcaagaaaaacccaatggacAAAAAACTTG encodes the following:
- the LOC107464296 gene encoding probable methyltransferase PMT2 gives rise to the protein MDTCLVKPPVKEITQPIDLQLHSDVRAMDRAEFDHQVAEKLSLIEQYKLEKERQQKLEYLEERRIKDLVKKHSDMNAGLGSFAVAIQSPKLWVMNVVPTIAEKSTLGVIYERGLIGIYHDWCEAFSTYPRTYDLIHANGLFSLYKDK
- the LOC107464442 gene encoding non-specific lipid transfer protein GPI-anchored 31, translating into MASHSPTRFCFSLIVLCAAFILGANGASPSHSHNAAPAPAVDCSSLVLTMADCLSFVTNGSTTTKPEGNCCSGLKSVLKTAPQCLCEAFKSSAQFGVVLNVTKALALPAACKVSAPSASNCGLSETPAAAPVYLTGLLMEVEEAEEIVWNQLAPLGEAGGRRSSS